The following nucleotide sequence is from Tardiphaga alba.
GGAATGACAGCGCGGTGGCGAGGCTCCATTTGCTCGACAGCGCCTGGCCGATGGCCTCGGCCGCTTCCTTGCCGCCTTCGATCGCATAGACGGTGCCGAGCGCGCCGACCGCGACTTCGCGCGCTGCCATGCCGGGGATCAGCGCGACCACGATCTGCCAGTTGAAGCCGATCGCCGAGAACAGCGGCTCCAGCGTCTTGCCGATCATCGCGGCCAGGCTGTAGTCGATCGCCGGTTCAGTCGCGCCTGCTGGGGCCTGCGGGAATGTGGCCAGGAACCAGATCAGGATCATCATCGCGAGAATGGTCGTGCCCGCGCGCTGCAGGAACATTTTTGCGCGCGTATAGACGCCGATGCCGATGCTCTTCAGGCGCGGCATCTTGTAGTCCGGCAGTTCGAGCATGAACGGCGCCGGCTGATAGTCCTTGAGCATGAAGAACTTGATCACGAAGGACACGGCCAGCGCGCTGGCGATGCCGACCACATAAAGGCCGAACATCACCAGCCCCTGCAGATTGATCCAGCCCCACACATCCGTTGCCGGAATGAAGGCGGCGATGATCAGCGTATAGACCGGGATGCGCGCCGAGCAGGTCATCAGCGGCGCGATCAGGATGGTGGTGAGGCGATCACGGCGGTTGTCGATCACGCGCGTCGCCATGATGCCGGGAATGGCGCAGGCAAAGCTCGACAGCAGCGGTATGAAGGCGCGGCCATGCAGACCGGCGCCGCCCATGATGCGGTCCATCAGGAACGCGGCGCGCGCCATATAGCCGAAATCTTCCAGCAGCAGGATGAACAGGAAGATGATGATGATCTGCGGCAGGAACACCAGCACGCTGCCGACGCCGGCGATCAGGCCATTCTGCAGGAAACTCTGCAAAAGCCCTTCGGGCACGAATTGCGCTACGAGATTGCCGAGCGCACCGGCGCCGTCCGATAGCAACTCCATCAGCGGCGTTGCCCAGCTGAACACGGCCTGGAACATCACGAACAGGATGACGGCGAGAATGAGCAGTCCGCCAACCGGATGCAGCACCACGGCATCGACACGCGAGGTCAGCGTGTCCGGCTTGGTCGGCATCGTCACCGTGTCGCGGATGATGCGATCGGCCTCGCGCTGATAGGCCTTCATGTCGGCGATGCTGGTCTGTGTCCATTCGGCGGGCGCAACAGGCGCCGGCATATTGGCGGCGAATTCGTCGGTGCGCGCGCGCAATGCGTCGGCGCCGCCCTTCCTCACTGCGATCGAGGTGATGACGGGAACACCGAGTGCGGCCGACATGGCATCGACATCGATGGTGATACCGCGGCGAGTGGCGATATCGAACATGTTGAGCACCACCAACAGCGGACGGCCGGTGCGCTTCAATTCGAGGATCAGCCGCAGCGTCAGCCGCAGATTGGTGGCGTCGGCGATGCACAGCACCAGATCCGGCGGCGCTTCGCCCGGGCGTTTGCCGAGCACGACGTCGCGGGTGATGATCTCATCGGGGCTGCGGCCGCGCAGCGAATAGGTGCCGGGCAGATCGAGCAGCGTGACCTGACGGCCCGCAGGCGTGACAAAGGCGCCCGACTTCCGCTCGACGGTGACGCCGGCATAGTTGGCGACCTTCTGGCGGCTGCCGGTGAGGGCGTTGAACAGCGACGTCTTGCCGCTATTGGGAACACCGACCAGCGCGAGATTGAAACGTTCGCTGGTCACGTCTGAAATCGTCATTTTACGAGAACTGCCGTTTTTACAAGAACAGCCATGGCTTCGCGGCGACGCACGGCGATGGTGATGTTGTCGACGCGCACTGCGATCGGGTCTTGCTTGATCGCACCTTGATGCAGGATCTCGACCCGCGCGCCTTCGGTGAAGCCCATCTCGATGAGATATTGTTCGAGCTCGTGCGTCGAAGGGCCTGCAGCTTCGGGATGCAAAGCGACAATCGTGCCGACAAAGCCGCGAGGGGCATCGCCGAGACGTATATGGTGATCCGCTGGTGCGGATGAAGATGTGTTGGGGGGCGTCATGCCGGACCTTGTCGAGCAGCCATCAAGTCAGGTCAAGACATACCGGGATTTGCGTTTAGAACAGTTATAAATACGGTTTTATCGCAATCTGCCGGCTCACAATGGTGTCATGAAGCGCCAGCGTGATGCTCACCCGGCGCCTGCTGTTGTCGATGCACGAGCTCTGCATAGAGCCCGCCGCGTGCGATCAGTTCGTCATTGGAACCTTGCTCCGCGACCACGCCGTCCTTCAGCACGACGATGGTGTCGGCATCGCGGATGGTCGAGAGACGATGCGCGATCATGATGACGGTGCGGCCCTGCATCAGCCGCTTCAGTGCTTCCATTACCAGCACTTCGGATTCCGTATCGAGCGCGGCAGTCGGCTCGTCCAGGATCATGATCGGGCTATTGCGCACCACGGCGCGTGCAATGCCCACGCGTTGACGTTGTCCGCCGGACAGTGTGTCGCCGCGTTCGCCCACCATGGAATCGTAGCCATGCGGCATGCGGATGATGAATTCATGCGCGTTGGCGATCTTCGCAGCTTCGATGATCTCGTCCTCGGTCGCGCCGGGGCGACCATAGGCGATATTCTCGCGGATGGTGCCGCGGAACAGCACGGTTTCCTGCAGCACATAACCGACCTGTGAGCGGAGCGCGGAGAGTTTGTAGTCGGTGACATCGATGCCATCGATGGTGACGCGACCGGAGCTCGCATCATAGAAGCGCGGAACGAGGCTCAGGACGGTGGATTTGCCGGAGCCGGTGGGCCCGACAATGCCGACGATCTGGCCCGGCTCGATCCGGAACG
It contains:
- the feoB gene encoding ferrous iron transport protein B; amino-acid sequence: MTISDVTSERFNLALVGVPNSGKTSLFNALTGSRQKVANYAGVTVERKSGAFVTPAGRQVTLLDLPGTYSLRGRSPDEIITRDVVLGKRPGEAPPDLVLCIADATNLRLTLRLILELKRTGRPLLVVLNMFDIATRRGITIDVDAMSAALGVPVITSIAVRKGGADALRARTDEFAANMPAPVAPAEWTQTSIADMKAYQREADRIIRDTVTMPTKPDTLTSRVDAVVLHPVGGLLILAVILFVMFQAVFSWATPLMELLSDGAGALGNLVAQFVPEGLLQSFLQNGLIAGVGSVLVFLPQIIIIFLFILLLEDFGYMARAAFLMDRIMGGAGLHGRAFIPLLSSFACAIPGIMATRVIDNRRDRLTTILIAPLMTCSARIPVYTLIIAAFIPATDVWGWINLQGLVMFGLYVVGIASALAVSFVIKFFMLKDYQPAPFMLELPDYKMPRLKSIGIGVYTRAKMFLQRAGTTILAMMILIWFLATFPQAPAGATEPAIDYSLAAMIGKTLEPLFSAIGFNWQIVVALIPGMAAREVAVGALGTVYAIEGGKEAAEAIGQALSSKWSLATALSFLAWFIFAPQCASTLAVIRRETGGTKWMLITFFYMFALAYLASLITYKIAVAAGLG
- a CDS encoding FeoA family protein; translation: MTPPNTSSSAPADHHIRLGDAPRGFVGTIVALHPEAAGPSTHELEQYLIEMGFTEGARVEILHQGAIKQDPIAVRVDNITIAVRRREAMAVLVKTAVLVK